One genomic window of bacterium includes the following:
- a CDS encoding flagellar motor switch protein FliN has protein sequence MTALEGFDGLPPDSKASLPDDRDEERLRVREVQFRNVSVEVSAWIGKTKLTFGELSDLRPGKVIELDQPVGAPIEIVLNREVVLARGEVVEVGDEYGIRITEIVSDKDL, from the coding sequence ATGACGGCCTTAGAGGGCTTCGACGGCCTGCCGCCGGATTCGAAAGCGTCTTTGCCTGACGACAGGGACGAGGAGAGGCTACGCGTGCGGGAGGTGCAGTTCCGCAATGTTTCGGTGGAGGTATCGGCATGGATTGGAAAGACCAAGCTAACCTTCGGCGAGCTGAGCGACCTGCGTCCTGGCAAGGTGATCGAACTGGACCAGCCAGTCGGTGCGCCGATCGAGATCGTGCTCAACCGCGAAGTCGTGCTTGCCAGGGGTGAGGTGGTCGAGGTGGGCGACGAATACGGAATCCGTATAACCGAGATCGTCTCCGACAAGGACCTCTAG
- a CDS encoding NAD(P)/FAD-dependent oxidoreductase, whose translation MPSPQNFVIVGASLAGAKAAETLRSEGFEGRVILLGEEPVRPYERPPLSKGYLRGEDEFDSAAVHQADFYDTQGIELRTSTVVTGIDPRSSEIELLGGERIRYDQLLVATGASPRRLSIPGSELAGIHYLRSVADSDALRQAINTAVPVVVIGAGWIGAEVAASARQLGAEVALVELESVPLKRVLGEEVGKIYKDLHAEHEVKLHFGVGIESFRGTSKVEEVVLGNGTTLPAGVVVVGVGVAPRTELAQAAGLALDNGIVTDEHLASSIPGIFAAGDVANVFYPAYGQHIRLEHWSAALNQGPIAAKNMLGKNVAYDKIPFFYSDQYEFGMEYRGWAPAFDKVVLRGDVSRREFIAFWIRHGKVAAAMNANIWDQGDAIEALIRAGRPVDAGRLADASIDLANLGS comes from the coding sequence ATGCCATCACCGCAGAACTTCGTTATAGTTGGAGCCAGCCTTGCCGGGGCAAAAGCGGCTGAGACACTTCGCAGCGAAGGTTTCGAAGGGCGGGTTATCCTCTTGGGCGAGGAGCCGGTCCGCCCTTATGAGCGCCCCCCTCTCTCGAAGGGATACCTGCGGGGCGAGGACGAGTTCGACTCCGCTGCCGTTCACCAGGCCGACTTCTACGACACTCAAGGCATCGAGCTGCGCACCTCGACAGTGGTCACCGGCATCGACCCCAGGTCGTCGGAGATCGAACTCTTGGGCGGAGAACGTATCCGCTATGACCAGCTCCTCGTGGCGACCGGGGCCTCTCCAAGGCGCTTGTCGATACCGGGCTCTGAACTTGCCGGGATCCATTACCTGCGCAGCGTCGCCGATTCCGACGCACTGCGCCAAGCGATCAATACGGCTGTGCCGGTAGTCGTGATCGGAGCGGGATGGATCGGTGCGGAGGTTGCGGCCTCGGCCCGCCAACTCGGTGCAGAAGTAGCGCTGGTCGAACTCGAGTCAGTACCTCTCAAGCGGGTGCTGGGCGAAGAGGTTGGCAAAATCTACAAAGACCTGCATGCTGAGCACGAGGTCAAACTGCACTTCGGAGTTGGCATCGAATCGTTTCGCGGCACCAGCAAAGTTGAGGAGGTCGTTCTCGGCAATGGAACTACGCTCCCCGCTGGGGTGGTCGTCGTGGGCGTCGGGGTGGCCCCCCGGACAGAGCTGGCCCAGGCTGCGGGGCTGGCACTTGACAACGGCATCGTAACCGACGAGCACCTCGCATCCAGCATCCCTGGCATTTTCGCCGCAGGTGATGTCGCCAACGTCTTTTACCCGGCCTATGGCCAGCACATCCGACTCGAGCACTGGTCGGCGGCACTAAATCAAGGCCCAATAGCTGCAAAGAACATGCTTGGAAAAAATGTCGCCTACGACAAGATTCCGTTCTTCTACTCCGACCAGTACGAATTTGGCATGGAATACCGTGGCTGGGCTCCGGCCTTCGACAAGGTCGTACTGCGGGGCGACGTCTCGCGGCGCGAGTTTATCGCCTTCTGGATACGCCACGGCAAGGTTGCTGCGGCGATGAATGCCAACATATGGGATCAGGGCGACGCTATCGAGGCGCTGATAAGAGCCGGCCGGCCTGTCGACGCCGGCCGGCTTGCCGACGCCAGCATAGATCTGGCTAACTTGGGTTCCTGA
- the fliP gene encoding flagellar biosynthesis protein FliP, translating into MTLELLAAASSINVNIGGLKNPSTSVLIIVVLTVLAIAPSVLMLMTAFPRVFIVLSLTRNALGTQTVPPNQVLAGLALILSLFIMAPVLSTINQVAIQPYEHGILTATQAIDTGEVPLKQWMLKQTKTEELKLFTSYSNESAKNPQSLPLTTVIPAFVLSEIETAFLIGFMIFIPFMIIDLVVSAIMMSMGMYMLPPTLISLPFKILLFVLVNGWSLVVHSLLISFNR; encoded by the coding sequence ATGACTCTTGAACTGCTTGCCGCGGCTTCGAGCATCAATGTCAACATCGGCGGGCTGAAAAATCCCTCGACCTCTGTACTTATCATCGTTGTTCTGACGGTCTTGGCCATAGCACCTTCGGTACTTATGCTCATGACGGCCTTTCCCCGCGTGTTTATCGTGCTGTCACTAACGCGAAACGCGCTCGGGACGCAAACGGTTCCTCCAAACCAGGTGCTGGCAGGGTTGGCGCTGATTCTTTCGCTTTTCATCATGGCCCCGGTACTGTCGACCATCAACCAGGTGGCTATCCAGCCCTACGAGCACGGGATCCTGACAGCGACTCAGGCAATCGACACCGGGGAAGTGCCGCTTAAACAGTGGATGCTGAAACAGACGAAGACAGAGGAACTCAAACTTTTCACCTCGTACAGCAACGAGAGCGCCAAGAACCCACAGTCGCTGCCATTGACCACGGTGATACCGGCCTTCGTGCTGTCGGAAATCGAGACCGCATTTCTGATTGGGTTCATGATCTTCATACCATTTATGATCATTGACCTGGTGGTATCCGCGATCATGATGTCGATGGGAATGTATATGCTGCCACCCACTCTGATCTCGCTCCCGTTCAAGATCCTTCTGTTCGTCCTGGTGAACGGGTGGTCGCTGGTAGTCCATTCACTATTGATCTCCTTCAACCGCTAA
- the fliQ gene encoding flagellar biosynthesis protein FliQ, protein MNDTTVLNLASQALVLIAELAGPVLLVSLAVGLLVAVFQAVTSIQEFTLTFLPKVVAIAIVLLILGHWMLGIIVAYTEHLYTSIPQVISGR, encoded by the coding sequence ATGAACGACACCACTGTTCTCAACCTTGCGTCTCAAGCCCTGGTGCTCATCGCTGAGCTGGCTGGCCCGGTGCTTTTGGTAAGCCTCGCGGTCGGACTCCTAGTTGCGGTTTTCCAGGCTGTGACTTCCATCCAGGAATTCACCCTGACGTTTCTGCCCAAGGTGGTGGCAATCGCCATAGTCCTGCTTATCCTGGGCCACTGGATGCTGGGGATAATCGTGGCCTACACCGAGCATCTATACACCTCGATTCCCCAAGTCATATCGGGACGCTGA
- a CDS encoding motility protein A — MTPIGIIISIGALLGAMTMDHENIGSLIKISSMILVVGGSLGASMAGFEFRQIRVIPKALLIVVKPRKGPDIRATIDSLLAIAKEARTNPLVLEELETDDMFLKKGIELIISTSEPDRVADLMATEIDGLRGRHQIAAKFFSDLAGYSPTFGILGTVVGLIGVLGQLSSPGKLGPAIASAFTATLWGVLLANAVWLPISNKLRRLTDEEVSFREMVVEGLLTMQLNASTTELKDRLYAHLSPSERGETPARGPLEAPDAAA, encoded by the coding sequence ATGACCCCTATCGGTATCATTATTTCCATCGGTGCGCTGCTGGGTGCTATGACGATGGACCATGAAAACATCGGCTCGCTCATCAAGATCTCGTCGATGATCCTGGTTGTCGGGGGAAGCCTCGGTGCATCGATGGCCGGATTCGAGTTCCGCCAGATTCGGGTAATCCCCAAAGCACTCCTCATCGTGGTCAAGCCACGCAAGGGCCCGGATATCCGGGCAACCATCGACTCTCTGCTGGCAATCGCAAAGGAGGCACGGACCAACCCGTTGGTTCTCGAGGAATTGGAGACCGATGATATGTTCCTGAAAAAGGGCATCGAACTCATCATCTCGACGTCGGAACCCGATCGCGTGGCTGATCTCATGGCAACGGAAATCGACGGCCTTAGAGGGCGGCATCAGATAGCGGCCAAGTTTTTCTCTGATCTGGCAGGATATTCTCCAACGTTTGGAATTCTTGGAACAGTTGTTGGCTTGATCGGCGTGCTTGGCCAGCTCAGTTCACCCGGCAAGCTTGGACCGGCAATCGCTTCAGCCTTCACCGCCACTCTTTGGGGCGTGCTGCTCGCAAACGCGGTTTGGCTCCCAATCTCCAACAAGCTGCGCCGTCTCACCGATGAGGAAGTCTCCTTCCGCGAAATGGTGGTGGAGGGACTGCTCACTATGCAACTGAATGCATCGACTACAGAGCTCAAAGACCGCCTGTACGCGCATCTCTCGCCTTCAGAACGCGGTGAGACGCCGGCTCGAGGCCCACTGGAGGCTCCGGATGCCGCCGCATGA
- a CDS encoding type III secretion protein: protein MSFDLSANFAVALALAFVRSVGWVMFCPPFSNPSIPAKVKIGLAGAIAYFAAGTLQHDALPHSDAEVITQILVQALVGVVLGYVVALFVTTVTGAGSLIDLFSGLNLPRAIDPLSQQQTAIFGQFYNLVLTALLFTTGAAVVIVEGFMRSFQAVGTSFGSVTLGSLAQSVTGDVVTFFAAAVEIAAPVIVVLFATQILLAFLAKAVPQVNVFVFGMPLQVTLALVGVSVAIVALPNDVVNLVGRAMAQIFGGL, encoded by the coding sequence ATGAGTTTCGACCTCTCAGCCAACTTTGCAGTCGCCCTGGCGCTGGCCTTCGTGCGCTCAGTGGGCTGGGTAATGTTCTGCCCGCCGTTTTCCAATCCGTCGATTCCGGCCAAAGTCAAGATCGGGCTTGCCGGTGCAATCGCCTATTTTGCCGCAGGGACGCTGCAGCACGATGCGCTGCCCCATAGCGATGCCGAGGTCATAACCCAGATACTGGTCCAGGCCTTGGTTGGAGTAGTGCTCGGATATGTGGTAGCCCTTTTCGTAACCACCGTGACCGGCGCGGGAAGCCTGATCGACCTATTCTCCGGGCTGAACCTTCCAAGGGCTATCGATCCGCTTTCCCAACAGCAGACAGCGATTTTCGGCCAGTTCTACAACCTGGTTCTAACCGCCCTTCTCTTCACCACGGGGGCGGCCGTAGTCATAGTAGAAGGCTTTATGAGGTCTTTTCAGGCGGTGGGAACAAGCTTTGGATCGGTGACACTCGGCTCGCTGGCACAGAGCGTGACCGGCGACGTGGTCACCTTCTTCGCGGCCGCAGTTGAGATTGCCGCGCCGGTGATCGTCGTTCTCTTTGCCACTCAGATCCTCCTGGCATTTCTGGCCAAGGCCGTGCCCCAGGTCAACGTGTTCGTCTTTGGAATGCCTCTCCAGGTGACCCTTGCACTGGTTGGCGTGAGCGTTGCCATTGTCGCGCTTCCAAACGATGTGGTGAATCTGGTCGGACGTGCCATGGCGCAAATTTTTGGCGGTTTGTGA
- a CDS encoding EscU/YscU/HrcU family type III secretion system export apparatus switch protein, with translation MADKSQRTEKPTAKHRRETREEGNVARSAELGGWASFLLVASLLPKLGSAAADRVTGFMHHATQAMGHPDPGTAVTLLGQGLETAAFTVLPILLIGGGLAVAIAVAQVGLRFTPKAMRMKFSRISPKSGLKRLYSSQGFWTLGKTLLKLAMLASVGYVIMRRLVGGVLGGGTLPLQVTLSAAASTLANLMRVIGALALALAGVDYYFQRRTYQQELRMSRQDIKDEQRESDGSPEMRRAIRSKARRLSRQRMMAAIATADVVVTNPTHFAVAIAYDRNKDRAPRVVAKGADFNAVAIRERARSCNVAIVENPSLARALHASCEIDDVVPPQLYAAVAQLLAFVYSLSPTARAFREVHQMSG, from the coding sequence ATGGCAGATAAATCGCAGCGCACTGAAAAGCCCACCGCCAAGCACCGCAGGGAGACCCGCGAGGAGGGCAACGTTGCACGGTCAGCCGAACTCGGGGGCTGGGCAAGCTTCCTGCTGGTCGCTTCATTGTTGCCTAAGCTCGGCAGCGCGGCGGCAGACCGCGTAACCGGATTCATGCACCATGCCACCCAGGCGATGGGCCATCCGGACCCCGGGACAGCGGTGACGCTCCTTGGACAGGGGCTCGAGACTGCGGCATTCACAGTGCTTCCGATACTGCTGATCGGCGGCGGGCTCGCTGTTGCAATTGCGGTCGCCCAGGTAGGACTTCGCTTCACGCCCAAGGCGATGCGGATGAAATTCTCCAGGATATCCCCCAAGTCCGGGCTCAAAAGGCTCTACTCGAGCCAGGGATTCTGGACTTTGGGAAAGACCCTTCTCAAGCTGGCCATGCTCGCAAGCGTGGGCTATGTCATCATGCGCAGGCTGGTAGGCGGGGTCCTCGGCGGGGGCACCCTTCCCCTGCAGGTGACGCTTTCCGCCGCGGCATCGACCCTCGCGAATCTGATGCGTGTAATAGGGGCGCTGGCTTTGGCCCTCGCAGGGGTCGACTACTACTTCCAGCGGCGCACCTATCAGCAGGAGCTCCGCATGTCGAGGCAGGACATAAAGGATGAGCAGCGCGAGAGCGATGGCTCTCCCGAAATGCGCAGGGCCATCCGCAGCAAAGCACGGCGGCTTTCTCGCCAGCGGATGATGGCGGCGATTGCCACCGCGGATGTAGTGGTGACAAATCCGACCCACTTCGCCGTTGCGATCGCCTATGACCGAAACAAAGACCGGGCACCCCGTGTGGTGGCAAAGGGGGCCGACTTCAACGCTGTGGCGATCCGGGAGCGTGCCCGCAGCTGCAATGTGGCAATCGTCGAGAATCCCTCCCTTGCCCGTGCGCTCCATGCGTCATGTGAAATAGATGACGTCGTTCCTCCCCAGCTCTACGCGGCTGTGGCCCAGCTTTTGGCATTCGTCTATTCCCTGTCGCCGACAGCGCGGGCATTTCGCGAAGTCCACCAGATGTCTGGCTGA
- a CDS encoding flagellar protein FlbD: MIAVQKLDGSRIYLNEDLIERVEDGADGQSAVYLINGGHIIVANDSNVVIERIRAEKVSQLRRVHHGPQQSKAAPAHVMAADVPILTQVKEQ, encoded by the coding sequence GTGATAGCAGTACAGAAGCTTGACGGATCAAGGATCTACCTGAATGAGGACCTCATAGAGCGCGTGGAGGATGGGGCGGACGGGCAATCGGCGGTCTACCTGATAAACGGAGGTCACATTATCGTGGCGAATGATTCAAATGTCGTCATCGAGAGAATCCGTGCCGAGAAAGTTTCCCAGCTGCGCCGGGTCCACCATGGTCCCCAGCAGAGTAAGGCGGCACCTGCACACGTGATGGCGGCCGACGTGCCGATCTTGACTCAGGTAAAAGAGCAATGA